The genomic DNA TGACGTCAGCAACTGAGTTTGCGAAAGAGGTAAAGAATGAGTATAAAGATGCCGAAATTTCTACAACTGGACATTCATTAGGACAGTATCTAGCCTTGTATATCGCAGCTGAAAACCAATGGAAAAATGTTGGGTTCAATGGGCCAGATCCTTACGAACTATTATCTCCAGAAGCAAAAAAATGGATAAAGGAAAATCCGGGGATGTTGACGAATTATCGTAATCGTGGGGATGAATTGCTTGGCAATCTCATGGGAGATGGAACAGGCGCAGAAATAAAAATAAGCATGGAAATGGGGTTAATGAATCCGTTTGATTATCATGGTTTAGATATTTGGAGGTTTGATAAATACGGAAATCTGATCATTCCAGAGAACGACTATAATACGAAAGCAAGTATACAACAGGAAAAACATAAAGCAATGAGTGATTTCTCAAGTGATTTGGGTACGTTGAAAAAATGGCGTGAGAAGTTTACTGCGAGTGGAGGACATTTGTCAGCGAATGAGCGAATTTATTTGAATCATAGTCAAACAAAGGTAGTTGTAGAAACAATGGGACGAAAGACTAAAAGTGCAATGGAAGAAGTCATTCGAATCAATCAGAGTAGTATTGAACGAATCGAAATGAATTGGGCAGAAGAAGTACGAAGAGCGGAACATGCTGCCCCTTCTTTGACTGCTTGGGAAGTAAAAGAAACATTGGCATCTGTTGGCGTGACATGGGAAACACACGTAATGACGCCAAAGGAAAAATGTCAACAACGAATCCAAAAAGCCAGACGAAAAGGCGAACGCTATGACGAATTGGCGAAAGAAATCAAAAATAAAATCGATGATTTAGTCGCACGAGATCAAGAATTAGCCAATCAACTAAAGGGATGAGGGAAGAAAATGACGATTGAAGAGTTGCAAGCAGACTATCAGAGAAAACGAATCAAACTAGAAGAAGAGGAAGACTTGTTGCGTTATTTCAACCGAAAAGGAGAAGAATTAGTTGAACAATCTGAACAACTGTTAAGGCGAAGTCTAAATGGGTTAGCCCTTGATAACGAACCATTGATGAGAGCAAGGAAACAATATCAAATTGCAGAAGAGAAATATAAGACAGCATTAAATTCAGAACGACGTCAGTTACATCAACGATTCGATGATTTAGAACGAGAGTATCAAGCGGCTTATCGAAAGTTAAGTCAGTGATAAAAGAGCAATCATTACATAAAAACATACCAACATGTCGTTGAATCGGAACAATCGCACGTATCTTCTGATTGAGGGGAAATCATACCTTTTTACGAGTACAATAAACAGCTAAAAGTTAATTCTGCTTTACTCAATGAAAGTGGAGTTTTGAAATTCGAATTTTCTATATTTGGCAATTTTCTCATATAGATTAGTCTATAAAAATGTATCAATCAGAAGAGGAATTTAAGAATGATTGAGGAGCGCTTTCGTTGGTTATAGCGAAAAATCTCTCAAAAATAAGAGGTAGATAAGGAGGAAACTAGTTTGTCAAAATATATAATCTCTATAAATTAGATGCTAGGTAACTTTATCTTGAGGAACTAATTATAGAGTTTTGGCAACGGGAAGTTATGGATGAATTAGAAGATTTGTTAAATGAATTAAGAAAAACTTTAGAGCGATGGAATGTTCAAACTGTGGGAATTGCTATGCAGGGAAAATTAGCGGCAGAAAAGAAAACGACGGATAAAACCCATAAGGATGCGGTAAAGGAAGCGGAAAATTCATTTTCTAGTAGTCGTGATCAGTTAGAAAATTCTTTAAAAGGAGGATTTGCCAAAAAGGTAATAGAAGTATTCGATGAACAAGAAAAAGAATTGAAAGTGTTTGAATAAGTCAGTGTTATCATGAGAATAATAAGTGTTAGTTTGGCGGGCTGTTCACTCTGTGTTTATTTTTATAATTGGTTTATCCGAACTGCAAGCTACCTTGTCCAACAAGTGAAGTTAAAATGTAAAAAAGAACTTGAGAAAAACGATTTGTTTTCCCAAGTTCTTTTTCGATGTTGGATGATGGATTTCGTTTCAAAAAACACGCTATGCATTAGTCTAAAGTATCAAGCCATTGCTTGGCATGGGTCAACTCATCCATTGTCAATTGATGTCCTTGATTGGTGACTTGTGTTGTTACTTTGGCGCCTCGTAAATCAAATGCGCGAACTAATTGGCTAAATGAAGTATTAGAAACGATTGGATCTCCTTCGCCAAAAGATAACCAGACAGAAGTGTCAGGAAGTTCTGATTTTTCTTGGTACTCATTTAAGGACATCGGGTGAAAAAATAGTCCTTTTTTTAGTTCTGTCTGTTGATCCAACATGATATGAGCGGCAATATTTGCCCCATTTGAAAATCCGACAACGATCCAATCAGTTAATGGGATATCCTGTGAGCGACTGATATCCTTGATTTCATTATACAGATTTGTGGATTCTTCAGCTAAACTTTCATAATCGAATTGGTTCAAGCCATTTCTTTTGAAAAAACGATTCAAGCCTTGTTCATTGATATTCCCTCTAAAGGATAAAAGCGTACTTTCAGGTGCAAGAAACTCTGCAATTTCCAAAAGTGAGTGCTCATCGCCACCAGTTCCATGAAGTAAAATCAATTTTTTTTGTGTTGCTTTTCCTTGTCTATAAAGATACTTCAAATGACTCACTCCTGTCGTCGTTAATCTACCCGTTTTTGGTTCGCATCGCGAGTGTCAAATGGTCGAACATACGCTTCGATTTCTTTTCTTTTTCCTTCCAATAATGGAGGCAAAGCCAGGATCTCTCCAGCTGTTTCAGCGGGTTCATCTCCAAAGAATCCAGGACCATCAGTGGCTAATTCAAATAAGACATGAGTAGAAGCTAAGAAGTACTCAGATTCAAAGTAAAAGCGATCAACAAATCCAGAGCTAGGCAGGGACGTTTGGTTGATTTTGTTGATCCAAAACTGTAGTGCTTCATGATCAGCTACACGTAAAGCAAGATGATGAACATTCCCGTAACCTTCGATGGCTTTGGGTAGATCGGCACGATGTTCCACGATGATACTAGCGCCGTTTCCACCAGCACCGACTTCAAATAAATAAAAATCATCCACTTGTTCGATTTCTTTGAAACCGAGTAAGGCCAGCAATACTGTTCGGATCGGCTCAAGATCACTCACACGTACGATGACCGGACCAAGTCCAGTGATTGCCATGTCTGTAGGGATACTACTGTTTTTCCATGGAATACCCGCAGGAACGCCGCTATTTTTTTCATCCGAAATCAATTGATACGCTTGTTCATCGAAATCTTCAAATTCAAGATATTTCTTACCAAAACGTTCTTTGATCTCAGAATGAGTGATTTGGTATTTTTCAAAGCGAGCCAACCAATAGTCTAATGCTGTATCGGAAGGAACACGAAAAGAGGTGCGAGCGATCGTATCCGTTCCTTTCGTTCCTTTTGGCTGATTAGGAAAATCAAAAAAAGTCATATCTGTACCGGCAGAGCCATGTTCGTCGGTGAAATATAAGTGGTAAGTTTCAATATCATCTTGATTCACTGTCTTTTTGATCAAACGCATGCCTAAAATGTCTGTAAAGAAGCGATAGATTTTTGCTGCGCTAGATGTCATTGCTGTCACATGGTGGACGCCTCTGATTGTTGTATCCATAATTTATCCTCTTTTCTTTTAACTTACAAAAAGTAAGTAAATGTTGTTAAAGTTAGTATAGGGCGTCACCAAAAATTTTGCAATAAATATGTCTTGCTAGTTGAAAGAGAGGTTGCTTCTGGAATATTGTTCGCTCGATTTAATGAGAGGAAGAGGTGTAGTCAGCTAAGACGATATAAAAAAGCAACGCTCACGATAGTAAGATCGTAGACGTTGCTTAGATGGAATGACGATAGGAAAAGTCAGAATGCTTATTGATTTCCACGGACATCCAACAGTGAATAGTTACGGACATCAAAGCGATTGCGGCTTGAGGAATACTCGATGGGTTGACCATCTTTTAGATAGACTACTTGCTGGACTTCAAGAACTGGATCGGTCTCTGCACAATTCAAATATTGTTGATCAAATGCAGAGCTTTTATCTGCTGAGATCGCGCGATAGGCTCCGGCAAAATGGACATTGAGTTCTTTGTGCAAATAATCATAGATCGATGATAGGAGATGCTCTTTCTTTAAACCTGGAACAAGTTGAACTGGCATAAAAGTATGTTCTAGAATATACGGTTCATCATCTAAGATACGTAGGCGATGAATATTATACACAGGCTGTTCCGCATCGATCATCAAGCGTTCTTGAATAAAAGCATTAGGAAACTCAACATCGAATTGAATGATCTGACTTGTCAGCGAGCGTTGTCGGCGTTTCATTTGTAAACTTAATCCTTCGTATTCATTAGCTGGAGAAGTATCTTTGTTTAAATAAGGATGGCTTAAAATCTTAGTTCCAGACCCTCTTTGAGAATAAACGAGTCCTTCCATGGCTAAGATGTTGATGGCTTTTTTGATCGTCATTCGACTAGCGTTGAATTCTTCGACTAGATCCACCTGATTTGGTAAAAAACTATTTGGTGGATATTTTTTTGAACGAATTCGATCTCTTAGGACATTTGCGATTTCTTCATATTTTGGCACGTTTTTCACCTCACTTTGAGTATAACGAAAGATCATAGCGCCGACAACCAATAAAAGCATGAGAAGCGCGGATAGCTTTATCAGAGAATTTACTTTTTAATTTTGGTACGGGAAATAGCTGACTGATGTTTTATAGAGGACAGTTGCTCATTGCGATCAATAAAATACCAATTTATGTATGTTTCAAAACTTAAAGAAGCACCCATGAAAATGCAACGAGCAAATTTTCGTGGATGCTTCTTTGATTATTGTTCGTGAATATGTTTATTTCAACTTCAAATACTACATTCCTTTAGTATAGGATCAAACAACATCCATATCAGGTTGTTTATCCAAGATCATCAAGAACGGATACCAGATAACTGCAACGATCACAAAATCGATCACTTGGAGTAAGCCACCTAACCATGAGTTTGTGGCTAAGACACCACTCGCGATGATTGGCACTGTCCATGGAACGGAGACACCAGTTGGCGCTGGTACGATACCTGCTGCCATTACAAGGTAGTTGAACGTTGTTACGACTAATGGTGCGACAACCCAAGGAATCAAAATGGTTGCGTTCAATACGATCGGTAAACCAAAAATTGCTGGCTCATTCACGTTGAAGATTCCTGGTGCAAGAGCTAAACGACCGACATCACGATATTGTTTTTTCTTCAAAACAAAGGCCATCAATAGTACAACTGCTAAAGTCATACCTGATCCACCGATTCCGACAGTGAATGTTTCCATAAATGGTTTTGTGATGATGTGTGGCAATTCTTGACCATTTTGGTAAGCTTCTAAGTTATCAAGCATTAAGGTGTTCCAAATCGGGTCCATCACAGAATTGACAATGATTTGACCATGAAGACCAAAGAACCATAAGAATTGTACAAAGAACAAGGCAATTAAAGTTGCAGGTAAACTACTTCCTAAACCAGTCAATGGTTTTTGGATAACTTCGTAAACCACATCATGCAAGTTTGCGTGGAAGACACCAGTCATTACAGCATTGATGATCAAGAAAACGGTCAAAGTAACAACTGCTGGGATCAACGCCGCAAATGATTTTGTCACAGCGGGTGGCACGCTTGCAGGCATTTTGATCTGCCAACCACGTTTAGTGATTCGGCAGTAGATTTCACCTGCGATGAAAGCTGCGATCATCCCGATGAACATTCCTTTTGCACCTAAGCGATCAAGAGTCAACACACCTGATACTTCTTCGCCACCGACAGTTGTCATGACGAAAGGTGTTAAGATCAAGAAGCTGGCAAATGAGACAGCACCTCCAAAAATACCTTCTACATCATATGATTTAGATAAATAATAGCCAATACCAAATGTAACAAAGACAGACATGATACTCATTGTTGCATTTTGTCCATTTCCAAATAAGCTAGACAACGTTCCTTTAGTCGCATCACTAAAGAAAGGTAAGTTATTGAAAACGACAACAATCGATCCGAACATTGTTAAAGGAAACGACAACATAAATGCATCCCGTAACACTGTCAAGTAACGATTTTGCCCTAGTAGGTTCGCTAAAGGCATGATTTTCTGAGCAAGTTTATCCATAAAACCGTTCATTTTATTCACCTCTATTATAATTTGCAATCGATTACAAAATGAGTATAACTTCAATTTAGATAAATGTCTAGTCATTTATTTAAAAAGTATTGATTTATTTTTAAGGTTTGGTATGATTACGTTATCAAAAGAAAAATAAGCGAGGGACTAAACATGACAAATTATGTATTTCCAGAAAATTTTTGGTGGGGTTCAGCTGCTAGTGGACCACAAACAGAAGGACGTGTAGCAGGAGATGGAAAAGGAGAAAATATTTGGGATCATTGGTACGACTTGGAGCCTGAGAAGTTTTTCAATCAAGTAGGACCAAGCAAGACTTCTCAAGTCTACACGAAGTATAAAGAGGATGTCGCATTGATGAAAGCTACTGGACATAATACGTTCCGAACATCGATCCAGTGGAGTCGTTTGCTTCCTAATGGTACAGGGAAAGTAAATGAGCAAGCAGTCACTTTCTATCGTACGTATTTTGAAGAACTGATTGAAAATGGTATTGAACCCTTCGTCAATCTCTTCCATTTTGATATGCCGATGCCTTTACAAGAAAAAGGTGGCTGGTTAGCGAGAGAGACTGTTGATGCTTATGCTGAGTATGCCAAAACATGTTTTGAGTTATTCGGCGATCTTGTGAAGAAATGGTTTACGCACAATGAGCCAATCGTCCCTGTAGAAGGTGGCTATCTTTATCAGTTCCACTATCCAAATCATGTGAACTTCAAAGAAGCAGTTCAAGTGGGTTTCCACGAAAACTTAGCAAGTGCGAAGGCGATTCAGATCTACCATGAAACAGGACAAGATGGGGAGATCGGTATTATCCTGAATTTGACTCCAAGTTACCCACGTGACGAAAATAATGCGGAGGATGTGAAAGCTGCGGCGATTGCGGACGCCTTTTTCAATCGCTCATTCCTTGATCCAGCAGTAAAAGGTGAATTTCCACAAGAGTTGATCGATATCGTCAAAGAATTGGATATCATGCCTGTAATGGAAGAAGGCGATTTGACGATCATCCAAGAAAATAAAGTGGATCTATTAGGAATCAATTACTATCAACCCCGACGGATCAAAGCGAAAGAAACACCGATCGACAAAGATCGTGCGCCGTTACCAGATGATTATTTCGATAACTACGATATGCCGAATAAAAAAATGAATCCTTATCGTGGTTGGGAAATTTATGAGAAAGGTATCTATGATATCTTGACGAATACGAGAGAAAATTATGGCAATATCAAATGCTTTATCTCTGAAAATGGCATGGGTGTCGAAGGGGAAGAGCGCTACGTGAATGAACAAGGCATGATCGAAGATGATTATCGTATCGAGTTTGTGACAGATCATTTGAAATATGTGCATCAAGCCATTCAAGAAGGAACAAATTGTTTAGGGTATCATATGTGGACATGTATGGATAACTGGTCATGGACAAATGCGTATAAAAACCGTTATGGCTTTATCGCAGTCGATCTAGACCAAGATGGGAAACGGACGATCAAAAAATCAGGTCACTGGTTTAAAGAAGTAGCAACAAATAATGGTTTTGATGCTTAACTAACAGCTTAAAAAACGAGTGTTTTATAACTAAATGAATGGGATAAATTATTTTGAAATAAGGCGGTGAATCTAAAAATTAGATTTTCTGCCTTGTTTTTTCTGTTGGAACCATGGGCTTTTGAATCATATCCATAAGAATTGTTCTTCGTTTCTAATCGTGCTACACTAAAAGAAAAGAAGGAGGCGGTTTCAATGGTAGATACGTATAAAAATATTTTAGTAGCAATCGACGGTTCAGAAAAATCAGAAAAAGCATTTATTGAAGCAATCGCAACAGCAAAAAGAAATCAAGCAAAGTTACACATCTTGTATGTAAATGAGGTGTCAGGAAATTATTTTGGTGACTTTGCTTTTGTCACAACAAGTTTACAAGAAGAGTTAGATGAAGTGGCAGACAAACAAATGAAGGAACATCAAAATCTAGCGATCGAAAAAGGTTTGACGGATATTAAAACATATGTGTTATACGGTTATCCCAAAACATTGATCGCAAACTTCAACGAGTCAGAAGAGCCAATTGACTTGATCGTTATGGGGTCAACTGGGTTAAACGCCGTTGAACGTGCATTGGTTGGTTCAACGACTTCTTATGTGGTAAATCACGCGAAATGCAATGTGTTAGTAGTAAAATAGAAGATGGTGTTCGAACTATTTATTTTTAACATGTGATTTATCCGTTTTTAAGGATGCTGCATGATTCATTGCGCATCCTTTTTTGTTTTTCAGCAGAAAATGCGGTAGGATAAACAAGACAAACGTATTTCAAATAGGAGATGGATGAAATGGAAC from Enterococcus mundtii includes the following:
- a CDS encoding glycoside hydrolase family 1 protein, with translation MTNYVFPENFWWGSAASGPQTEGRVAGDGKGENIWDHWYDLEPEKFFNQVGPSKTSQVYTKYKEDVALMKATGHNTFRTSIQWSRLLPNGTGKVNEQAVTFYRTYFEELIENGIEPFVNLFHFDMPMPLQEKGGWLARETVDAYAEYAKTCFELFGDLVKKWFTHNEPIVPVEGGYLYQFHYPNHVNFKEAVQVGFHENLASAKAIQIYHETGQDGEIGIILNLTPSYPRDENNAEDVKAAAIADAFFNRSFLDPAVKGEFPQELIDIVKELDIMPVMEEGDLTIIQENKVDLLGINYYQPRRIKAKETPIDKDRAPLPDDYFDNYDMPNKKMNPYRGWEIYEKGIYDILTNTRENYGNIKCFISENGMGVEGEERYVNEQGMIEDDYRIEFVTDHLKYVHQAIQEGTNCLGYHMWTCMDNWSWTNAYKNRYGFIAVDLDQDGKRTIKKSGHWFKEVATNNGFDA
- a CDS encoding alpha/beta hydrolase, which produces MKYLYRQGKATQKKLILLHGTGGDEHSLLEIAEFLAPESTLLSFRGNINEQGLNRFFKRNGLNQFDYESLAEESTNLYNEIKDISRSQDIPLTDWIVVGFSNGANIAAHIMLDQQTELKKGLFFHPMSLNEYQEKSELPDTSVWLSFGEGDPIVSNTSFSQLVRAFDLRGAKVTTQVTNQGHQLTMDELTHAKQWLDTLD
- the celB gene encoding PTS cellobiose transporter subunit IIC, whose product is MNGFMDKLAQKIMPLANLLGQNRYLTVLRDAFMLSFPLTMFGSIVVVFNNLPFFSDATKGTLSSLFGNGQNATMSIMSVFVTFGIGYYLSKSYDVEGIFGGAVSFASFLILTPFVMTTVGGEEVSGVLTLDRLGAKGMFIGMIAAFIAGEIYCRITKRGWQIKMPASVPPAVTKSFAALIPAVVTLTVFLIINAVMTGVFHANLHDVVYEVIQKPLTGLGSSLPATLIALFFVQFLWFFGLHGQIIVNSVMDPIWNTLMLDNLEAYQNGQELPHIITKPFMETFTVGIGGSGMTLAVVLLMAFVLKKKQYRDVGRLALAPGIFNVNEPAIFGLPIVLNATILIPWVVAPLVVTTFNYLVMAAGIVPAPTGVSVPWTVPIIASGVLATNSWLGGLLQVIDFVIVAVIWYPFLMILDKQPDMDVV
- a CDS encoding universal stress protein → MVDTYKNILVAIDGSEKSEKAFIEAIATAKRNQAKLHILYVNEVSGNYFGDFAFVTTSLQEELDEVADKQMKEHQNLAIEKGLTDIKTYVLYGYPKTLIANFNESEEPIDLIVMGSTGLNAVERALVGSTTSYVVNHAKCNVLVVK
- a CDS encoding lipase; the encoded protein is MKFTDEQYNKFSEKVYWLDPNNKQYNPDMRENAMITDGKNEFKILKLRENSKTDGMQAMAVAPLDEKGNVDTSQVVISYAGTNTSDFKDIETDIRTIGGFFDKTVSPGFSMTPSQARVSGQLTSATEFAKEVKNEYKDAEISTTGHSLGQYLALYIAAENQWKNVGFNGPDPYELLSPEAKKWIKENPGMLTNYRNRGDELLGNLMGDGTGAEIKISMEMGLMNPFDYHGLDIWRFDKYGNLIIPENDYNTKASIQQEKHKAMSDFSSDLGTLKKWREKFTASGGHLSANERIYLNHSQTKVVVETMGRKTKSAMEEVIRINQSSIERIEMNWAEEVRRAEHAAPSLTAWEVKETLASVGVTWETHVMTPKEKCQQRIQKARRKGERYDELAKEIKNKIDDLVARDQELANQLKG
- a CDS encoding ring-cleaving dioxygenase, translating into MDTTIRGVHHVTAMTSSAAKIYRFFTDILGMRLIKKTVNQDDIETYHLYFTDEHGSAGTDMTFFDFPNQPKGTKGTDTIARTSFRVPSDTALDYWLARFEKYQITHSEIKERFGKKYLEFEDFDEQAYQLISDEKNSGVPAGIPWKNSSIPTDMAITGLGPVIVRVSDLEPIRTVLLALLGFKEIEQVDDFYLFEVGAGGNGASIIVEHRADLPKAIEGYGNVHHLALRVADHEALQFWINKINQTSLPSSGFVDRFYFESEYFLASTHVLFELATDGPGFFGDEPAETAGEILALPPLLEGKRKEIEAYVRPFDTRDANQKRVD
- a CDS encoding GntR family transcriptional regulator, producing MPKYEEIANVLRDRIRSKKYPPNSFLPNQVDLVEEFNASRMTIKKAINILAMEGLVYSQRGSGTKILSHPYLNKDTSPANEYEGLSLQMKRRQRSLTSQIIQFDVEFPNAFIQERLMIDAEQPVYNIHRLRILDDEPYILEHTFMPVQLVPGLKKEHLLSSIYDYLHKELNVHFAGAYRAISADKSSAFDQQYLNCAETDPVLEVQQVVYLKDGQPIEYSSSRNRFDVRNYSLLDVRGNQ